The following proteins come from a genomic window of Mycobacterium sp. DL:
- a CDS encoding NAD(P)H-binding protein yields the protein MPAEQIRCLVTGATGYIGGRLVPALLERGHQVRAMARTPAKLDDAPWRDQAEVVRGDLTKPDSLTAAFEGTDVIYYLVHSMGTSKDFVAEEKRAAQNVAAAAKAAGVRRVVYLSGLHPEGELSPHLASRAAVGDILIASGVETVVLQAGIVVGAGSASFEMIRHLTDRLPVMTTPKWVHNKIQPISIDDILYYLIEAATAPVPKSRTWDVGGPDVLEYGDAMQVYADVAGLSKRLIVAIPFLTPAIASWWVGLVTPIPLGLARPLVASLECDAIAHEDDIDSVIPPPAQGLTGYRDSVVLALKGENQPKVGRRSVMRWSPTATQ from the coding sequence GTGCCCGCTGAACAGATTCGATGCCTGGTGACAGGCGCCACTGGTTACATCGGCGGCAGACTCGTGCCGGCGCTGCTCGAGCGTGGCCACCAGGTACGGGCGATGGCCCGCACCCCGGCCAAACTCGACGATGCGCCGTGGCGGGACCAGGCCGAGGTGGTGCGCGGCGACTTGACCAAACCCGACTCGCTGACCGCGGCGTTCGAGGGTACCGACGTCATCTACTACCTGGTGCACTCGATGGGAACGTCGAAGGACTTCGTCGCCGAGGAGAAGCGCGCCGCGCAGAACGTGGCCGCCGCGGCGAAGGCTGCCGGGGTGCGTCGCGTCGTCTACCTCAGCGGGCTGCACCCCGAGGGTGAACTGTCACCCCACCTGGCGTCCCGTGCGGCTGTCGGGGACATCCTCATCGCATCCGGCGTCGAGACCGTCGTGTTGCAGGCGGGCATCGTCGTCGGCGCCGGTTCCGCGTCGTTCGAGATGATCCGTCATCTCACCGACCGACTGCCCGTCATGACCACCCCGAAATGGGTGCACAACAAGATTCAGCCCATCTCGATCGACGACATCCTCTATTACCTGATCGAGGCCGCAACGGCGCCGGTGCCGAAATCGCGGACCTGGGATGTCGGCGGCCCCGACGTGCTCGAGTACGGCGACGCCATGCAGGTCTACGCCGACGTGGCCGGGCTGAGTAAGCGCCTCATCGTGGCCATTCCGTTCCTGACCCCGGCTATCGCCAGCTGGTGGGTGGGGTTGGTGACTCCCATTCCGCTGGGCCTTGCGCGCCCACTGGTCGCCTCGCTGGAATGTGATGCGATCGCCCACGAAGACGACATCGATTCCGTCATCCCGCCGCCCGCCCAAGGCCTGACCGGATATCGGGACTCGGTGGTGCTGGCTCTCAAGGGCGAGAATCAGCCGAAGGTCGGCCGTCGTTCTGTGATGCGCTGGAGTCCCACCGCGACGCAGTGA
- the purM gene encoding phosphoribosylformylglycinamidine cyclo-ligase, which produces MTERAEQHGISYASAGVDIEAGDRAVELFKPLAKKATRPEVRGGLGGFAGMFALRGDYREPLLASSTDGVGTKLAVAQAMDKHDTVGIDLVAMVVDDLVVCGAEPLFLQDYIAVGRTVPERVAEIVSGIADGCVLAGCALLGGETAEHPGLMAPDHYDISATGVGVVEADDVLGPDRVRPGDVIIAMESTGLHSNGYSLARHVLLEIDHMNLAGHVEEFGRTLGEELLEPTRIYTKDCLALAAETQVRTFCHVTGGGLAGNLERVIPHGLVAELDRGTWTPAPVFGMIAQRGRIERAEMEKTFNMGVGMVAVVAPEDTDRALAVLTARHLKCWTLGTIEKGSKDGSRASLVGQHPRF; this is translated from the coding sequence ATGACCGAGCGCGCCGAACAACACGGCATTTCCTATGCGTCGGCAGGGGTGGACATCGAAGCAGGTGACCGCGCCGTCGAACTCTTCAAGCCGCTAGCGAAGAAGGCCACCAGGCCCGAGGTACGTGGTGGGCTGGGCGGGTTCGCGGGGATGTTCGCGCTGCGCGGCGACTACCGCGAACCGCTGCTGGCCTCCTCGACAGACGGGGTCGGGACGAAGCTGGCGGTCGCCCAGGCCATGGACAAGCACGACACGGTCGGCATCGATCTTGTCGCGATGGTCGTCGACGACCTCGTGGTGTGCGGTGCCGAGCCGTTGTTCCTGCAGGACTACATCGCGGTCGGGCGGACAGTCCCCGAACGCGTCGCCGAGATCGTGTCCGGCATCGCCGACGGTTGCGTCCTGGCCGGCTGTGCGCTGCTGGGTGGCGAGACGGCCGAGCATCCCGGGCTGATGGCCCCCGACCACTACGACATCTCGGCCACTGGCGTCGGCGTCGTCGAGGCCGACGACGTGCTGGGACCTGACCGCGTCAGGCCCGGCGATGTGATCATCGCGATGGAATCCACCGGACTGCACTCCAACGGGTACTCGTTGGCCCGCCACGTGCTGCTCGAGATCGATCACATGAACCTGGCCGGGCATGTGGAGGAGTTCGGGCGCACCCTGGGCGAGGAGTTGCTCGAGCCGACGCGGATCTACACCAAGGACTGTCTGGCGTTGGCCGCCGAGACGCAGGTCAGGACGTTCTGCCACGTCACCGGCGGTGGATTGGCGGGCAACCTCGAACGGGTCATCCCGCACGGGCTGGTCGCCGAACTCGACCGTGGCACGTGGACGCCCGCCCCGGTGTTCGGCATGATCGCCCAGCGCGGACGCATCGAGCGTGCCGAAATGGAGAAGACGTTCAACATGGGTGTGGGGATGGTGGCCGTCGTCGCGCCGGAGGACACCGATCGCGCGTTGGCCGTGCTGACTGCCCGCCACCTGAAGTGCTGGACCCTGGGAACCATCGAGAAGGGCAGCAAAGACGGCTCACGAGCATCGCTCGTGGGTCAGCATCCCAGATTCTGA
- a CDS encoding DUF3073 domain-containing protein: MGRGRAKAKQTKVARDLKYSSPQTDFERLQRELSGSPDEDRLNGSDVPSDDGWTDDDDWRR; encoded by the coding sequence ATGGGCCGCGGCCGGGCAAAGGCAAAGCAGACCAAGGTTGCACGTGATCTCAAATACAGTTCACCGCAGACCGACTTCGAGCGGCTACAGCGCGAGCTGTCTGGCTCGCCGGACGAGGACCGCCTCAACGGCAGCGACGTGCCGTCCGACGATGGCTGGACCGACGACGACGACTGGCGCCGCTAG
- a CDS encoding folate-binding protein YgfZ — protein MATTTSGVPVPTPGPDAGAVWHYGDPLGEQRSAAETAVVVDRSHRAVLSLSGAERKSWLHSLTTQHVSELPDGTVTQNLSLDGQGRVEDHWLQTQLDGVTVLDTEPWRGEPLLAYLRKMVFWADVSVEPADLAVLSLLGPHLADTPVLDALGVAALPAEGTAVALADGGFVRRVPGSGIEVDVVVPRDQVAGRIERLVAAGVRRAGVWAYEAHRVAQRRPRLGIDTDERTIPHEVGWIGPAVHLDKGCYRGQETVARVHNLGKPPRMLVLLHLDGDGDRPSPGDPLQAGGRTVGRLGTVVDHVDEGVIALALLKRGMPADLALNTGGEVEVTAAIDPDSMPATDAVGAGRLAVERLRGGAR, from the coding sequence ATGGCTACGACCACTTCCGGGGTACCGGTTCCCACCCCCGGACCCGACGCCGGCGCCGTCTGGCACTACGGCGACCCACTCGGCGAACAGCGGTCCGCGGCGGAGACCGCCGTCGTCGTCGACCGCTCGCACCGGGCGGTGCTGTCCCTGTCCGGCGCCGAACGCAAATCCTGGCTGCACAGCCTCACCACACAGCACGTCAGCGAGCTTCCCGACGGCACGGTCACCCAGAATCTGAGCCTCGACGGCCAGGGCCGTGTGGAGGATCACTGGCTCCAGACCCAGCTCGACGGTGTCACAGTGCTCGACACCGAGCCGTGGCGAGGGGAGCCGCTGCTGGCCTACCTGCGCAAGATGGTGTTCTGGGCCGATGTCAGCGTCGAGCCCGCCGACCTGGCGGTGCTTTCCCTGCTCGGACCGCACCTCGCCGACACGCCGGTCCTCGACGCGCTCGGCGTGGCGGCGTTGCCCGCGGAGGGCACCGCGGTGGCTCTCGCCGATGGCGGGTTTGTGCGCCGTGTTCCTGGCTCAGGCATCGAGGTCGACGTGGTCGTGCCCCGGGATCAGGTGGCCGGCCGAATCGAGCGCCTGGTCGCCGCAGGCGTGCGACGGGCCGGCGTGTGGGCGTACGAAGCGCACCGCGTCGCACAGCGTCGGCCCCGTCTCGGCATCGACACCGACGAGCGGACGATCCCCCACGAGGTGGGTTGGATCGGACCCGCGGTGCATCTTGACAAGGGTTGCTACCGCGGCCAGGAAACCGTGGCGCGAGTCCACAACCTGGGCAAACCGCCCCGGATGCTGGTGCTTCTGCACCTGGACGGCGATGGCGATCGACCATCGCCGGGAGACCCGCTGCAAGCCGGTGGCCGCACGGTGGGCCGCCTGGGCACTGTCGTCGACCACGTCGACGAAGGAGTGATCGCCCTGGCCCTGCTCAAGCGCGGGATGCCGGCGGATCTGGCACTCAACACCGGCGGTGAGGTCGAGGTGACGGCGGCCATCGATCCGGACTCGATGCCTGCCACCGACGCGGTCGGTGCAGGCCGACTGGCGGTGGAAAGACTGCGTGGCGGCGCCCGCTGA
- a CDS encoding aminodeoxychorismate lyase, with protein sequence MAVVVTLDGRVHDPQTPLLHADDLAAVRGDGIFETLLVRDGGPCLLEAHLSRLTHSAHLLDLPDPDLPRWRSAVAKAVERWLADGGDEGVLRLVYSRGRESGTDATGTAYATIGPVPGRVADVRRNGLAALTLDRGLSADGIDAMPWLLAGAKTLSYAVNMAALRHAERHGAGDVIFVSTDGHILEGPRSTVVVATSSPDGRICLLTPPPWYPILRGTTQQALFEVARNKGYDCDYQALRPADLLAAQGVWLVSSITLAARVHTLDGAALAPAPLAGEIGGLIDAAILSDR encoded by the coding sequence ATGGCAGTGGTGGTCACCCTCGACGGGCGCGTGCACGATCCGCAGACGCCGTTGCTTCACGCCGACGATCTGGCGGCCGTGCGCGGCGACGGCATCTTCGAGACGCTGCTGGTCCGCGACGGCGGACCGTGCCTGCTCGAAGCCCACCTGTCGCGGCTGACCCACTCCGCGCACCTGCTCGACCTACCCGACCCCGACCTGCCGCGGTGGCGTTCTGCGGTGGCGAAAGCCGTGGAACGGTGGCTGGCCGACGGCGGCGACGAAGGCGTCCTGAGATTGGTGTACAGCCGAGGTCGGGAAAGCGGCACGGACGCAACCGGCACCGCCTACGCCACGATCGGCCCGGTGCCCGGCAGGGTCGCCGACGTCAGGCGCAACGGGTTGGCAGCGCTGACGCTGGACCGTGGTCTGTCGGCCGATGGGATCGACGCGATGCCATGGTTGCTCGCGGGTGCCAAGACGCTGTCGTACGCGGTGAACATGGCCGCACTGCGGCACGCCGAGCGCCACGGCGCCGGTGACGTCATATTCGTCAGCACCGACGGCCACATCCTCGAAGGGCCGCGCTCGACCGTGGTCGTCGCGACCTCGTCGCCCGACGGCAGAATCTGCCTGCTGACCCCGCCGCCGTGGTATCCGATCCTGCGCGGAACCACCCAGCAGGCCCTGTTCGAGGTGGCCCGCAACAAGGGCTACGACTGCGATTACCAGGCTCTTAGGCCAGCCGATCTACTTGCCGCCCAAGGAGTCTGGCTTGTATCGAGCATCACGCTGGCGGCCCGGGTGCACACGCTCGACGGCGCGGCCCTCGCCCCGGCGCCGTTGGCCGGCGAGATCGGCGGACTGATCGACGCCGCAATCCTGAGTGATCGCTGA
- a CDS encoding FABP family protein, with protein sequence MTSGDEAVAAAAERARETAARNIPAFDDLPLSADTANLRKGANLDDALLALLPLVGVWRGEGEGHRAHGDFRFGQQIVVSHDGGDYLNWEARSWKLNDDGEYDGPDLRETGFWRFVDDPADPGETQAIELLLAHSAGYVELFYGRPLNQSSWELVTDALARSKSGMLVGGAKRLYGIVEGGDLAYVEERVDADGGLVPHLSARLTRFVG encoded by the coding sequence GTGACGTCTGGCGACGAAGCGGTCGCGGCAGCTGCAGAGCGAGCCAGAGAAACCGCTGCCCGCAACATTCCGGCGTTCGACGATCTTCCGCTGTCCGCCGACACGGCGAACCTGAGGAAGGGCGCGAACCTCGACGACGCCCTGCTGGCGCTGTTGCCTCTGGTGGGCGTCTGGCGAGGCGAGGGCGAAGGCCACCGCGCCCACGGTGACTTCCGGTTCGGTCAGCAGATCGTCGTGTCCCACGACGGTGGCGACTACCTCAATTGGGAAGCGCGGTCCTGGAAGCTGAACGACGACGGCGAGTACGACGGACCCGATCTCCGGGAGACCGGCTTCTGGCGATTCGTCGACGACCCGGCCGACCCGGGTGAGACGCAGGCCATCGAGTTGCTGCTGGCGCACTCCGCCGGTTACGTCGAGTTGTTCTACGGCCGGCCACTCAACCAGTCGTCCTGGGAGCTGGTCACCGACGCGCTGGCCCGGAGCAAGTCCGGCATGCTCGTCGGCGGAGCCAAACGGCTCTACGGCATCGTCGAGGGTGGTGACCTGGCCTACGTCGAGGAACGAGTCGACGCCGACGGCGGGCTGGTGCCCCACCTGTCCGCCAGACTGACCAGGTTCGTCGGCTAG